A stretch of Trichomycterus rosablanca isolate fTriRos1 chromosome 8, fTriRos1.hap1, whole genome shotgun sequence DNA encodes these proteins:
- the chrm1a gene encoding muscarinic acetylcholine receptor M3 gives MNARTTTITMSWTSNVTKAPSDGVIVSWRMAMITLITVPLSAITIIGNILVIISFRVNPLLRTVSNYFLLSLAVADLILGTISMNLYTTYILMGHWTLGNLACDIWLAVDYVASNASVMNLLAISFDRYLSVTRPLTYRVRRTPKRAALMIALAWGISFVLWAPAILFWQHIVGERTVAEDQCSIQFLSEPVITFGTAIAAFYFPVSVMVVLYWQVYRETEKRSKQLAGLMGSHVGGSNKSSQSQSSSSYVSDVEKLGVQTSTQPKSENSVKRSLCPFITHCTATLWKTRRIRYIRPSSNTADYNPQAGTHYILSSQQDAAKKPADVPLALVSRKLDSLSNSDVQSSVRVENCQSDSQQSISECPEAKSTSTPLQDEVQRSRKPRSWSLVREKKAARTLCAILLAFIMTWTPYNIMVLVSTFCDDCVPESLWQLGYWLCYVNSTVNPLCYAFCNKQFRVTFKALLLCRWSKQKMGRIRGKGKSFSMY, from the exons ATGAATGCGAGAACTACCACAATCACTATGTCCTGGACATCCAATGTCACAAAAGCACCTTCTGATGGCGTCATCGTTTCCTGGAGGATGGCAATGATCACTTTAATAACTGTTCCACTCTCAGCCATCACTATCATTGGCAACATTTTGGTCATCATCTCTTTTCGGGTCAACCCCCTTCTTAGGACGGTCAGCAATTACTTCTTGTTGAGCTTGGCTGTTGCCGACCTCATTCTTGGAACTATCTCAATGAACCTCTACACCACTTACATCCTGATGGGTCACTGGACACTGGGCAATCTGGCCTGTGACATTTGGTTGGCTGTGGATTACGTGGCAAGCAATGCTTCTGTCATGAACCTTTTGGCTATCAGCTTTGACCGCTACTTGTCCGTCACAAGACCGCTAACCTATCGGGTTCGTCGCACGCCCAAAAGGGCAGCACTAATGATTGCTCTGGCATGGGGAATATCATTTGTGCTGTGGGCACCGGCTATATTGTTCTGGCAGCACATAGTGGGTGAAAGGACTGTAGCGGAAGACCAGTGTTCAATCCAGTTCCTGTCAGAACCTGTGATCACATTTGGAACAGCCATCGCAGCATTCTACTTTCCTGTGAGTGTGATGGTGGTCCTGTACTGGCAGGTGTACCGAGAGACAGAGAAGCGTTCAAAGCAACTGGCAGGATTAATGGGGTCTCATGTGGGTGGATCAAACAAATCTTCACAG TCCCAGTCCAGTAGTAGCTATGTAAGCGACGTGGAGAAGCTCGGGGTTCAGACAAGCACCCAGCCAAAGTCAGAAAACAGTGTAAAAAGGAGTCTGTGTCCCTTCATCACGCACTGTACAGCAACATTGTGGAAGACAAGGAGGATACGATACATCAGACCCTCATCAAACACTGCAGACTACAACCCACAGGCAGGCACACATTACATCCTCAGCAGTCAACAGGATGCTGCAAAAAAGCCTGCGGATGTTCCTCTTGCTCTGGTATCTAGGAAGCTAGATTCTCTCAGTAATTCTGATGTGCAATCTAGTGTTCGAGTGGAGAACTGTCAATCAGACAGTCAGCAATCAATTAGCGAATGTCCTGAAGCTAAAAGTACTTCAACTCCTCTACAAGATGAAGTGCAGAGAAGCAGAAAGCCACGTAGCTGGTCTCTGGTAAGAGAAAAGAAGGCAGCACGGACCCTGTGTGCCATCCTGCTGGCCTTTATAATGACATGGACACCCTACAACATTATGGTGCTAGTGTCTACATTTTGTGATGACTGTGTTCCAGAAAGTCTGTGGCAGTTGGGTTACTGGCTATGCTACGTCAACAGCACAGTGAACCCACTCTGCTATGCTTTCTGCAACAAGCAATTCCGGGTCACTTTCAAGGCCCTGCTACTCTGTAGGTGGAGTAAACAGAAAATGGGTAGGATAAGGGGTAAGGGTAAGTCGTTTTCTATGTACTGA